In one Sphingomonas sp. S1-29 genomic region, the following are encoded:
- a CDS encoding sensor domain-containing diguanylate cyclase: MTTDMLLHDDEARIAALHRLSVLDTAVEEPFEKIVTLVRTVLAVPIATVTLVDRDRQWFKAKRGVDADQTPRSISFCTHTIQQRTPFVVENADLDPRFAGTALVAGPPYIKSYAGIPLRTPEGYNIGALCAMDTRPRHFSPADLAILSNFANIVCDELELRLIAQVDHLTGALTRRGFVAQAEREIARARRYGRPSSLVMLDLDHFKSVNDTHGHPAGDRVLNQVARIAGGALRPSDVFGRLGGEEFAILLPETAASDAVVVADRLRGMIAQNPVMLDGDVVIDVTASMGVAALGPDMTSFAQWLERADTMLYAAKAGGRNCTRMAA; this comes from the coding sequence ATGACGACCGACATGCTGTTGCACGACGACGAGGCGCGGATCGCCGCGCTCCACCGGCTGAGCGTGCTCGACACCGCGGTCGAGGAACCGTTCGAAAAGATCGTCACGCTGGTGCGTACCGTGCTCGCGGTACCGATCGCGACCGTGACCTTGGTCGATCGCGACCGCCAGTGGTTCAAGGCCAAGCGCGGGGTCGATGCCGACCAGACGCCGCGGTCGATATCGTTCTGCACCCACACCATCCAGCAACGCACGCCGTTCGTCGTCGAGAATGCCGATCTCGATCCGCGTTTCGCCGGCACCGCGCTGGTCGCCGGCCCGCCTTATATCAAAAGCTATGCCGGCATCCCGCTGCGCACGCCCGAGGGCTATAACATCGGCGCGCTGTGCGCGATGGATACGCGGCCGCGCCATTTCAGCCCAGCCGACCTCGCGATCCTGTCGAACTTCGCCAACATCGTGTGCGACGAGCTCGAGCTGCGGCTGATCGCGCAGGTCGATCACCTCACCGGCGCGCTCACCCGCCGCGGCTTCGTCGCGCAGGCCGAGCGCGAGATCGCGCGCGCCCGCCGCTATGGTCGCCCGAGCAGCCTGGTGATGCTCGATCTCGATCACTTCAAATCGGTCAACGACACCCATGGCCATCCCGCGGGCGACCGGGTGCTGAACCAGGTCGCCAGGATCGCTGGCGGCGCGCTTCGCCCCAGCGACGTGTTCGGCCGGCTGGGGGGCGAGGAATTCGCGATCCTGCTGCCCGAAACCGCGGCCAGCGACGCGGTGGTCGTCGCCGACCGCCTGCGCGGCATGATCGCGCAAAACCCGGTCATGCTCGATGGCGATGTCGTGATCGACGTCACCGCCAGCATGGGGGTCGCGGCGCTCGGCCCCGACATGACATCCTTCGCGCAATGGCTCGAGCGCGCCGACACGATGCTCTACGCCGCCAAGGCAGGCGGGCGGAATTGCACGCGGATGGCTGCCTAG
- a CDS encoding NIPSNAP family protein, translating into MRSALACLALVACAIPASAQEAAVDPQALFYELRIYYPAPGKLAALNARFREHTLGLFAKHGMRNVAYWNEQPTQAAAEGRIVYVLAYPSRAAREASWKAFGADPEWRAVAAASEANGKLVAKVDSVFMTMADYSPPLTLPR; encoded by the coding sequence ATGCGCTCTGCCCTTGCCTGTCTTGCCCTTGTTGCCTGCGCGATCCCTGCTTCGGCGCAGGAGGCTGCGGTCGATCCGCAGGCGTTGTTCTATGAACTGCGCATCTATTACCCCGCGCCGGGCAAGCTTGCGGCGCTGAATGCGCGGTTCCGCGAGCATACGCTGGGGCTGTTCGCCAAGCACGGGATGCGCAACGTCGCCTATTGGAACGAGCAGCCGACACAGGCCGCGGCCGAGGGGCGGATCGTGTATGTGCTGGCTTATCCCAGCCGCGCGGCGCGCGAGGCGAGCTGGAAGGCGTTCGGCGCCGATCCCGAGTGGCGCGCGGTGGCGGCGGCGTCGGAGGCGAACGGCAAGCTGGTCGCCAAGGTCGACAGCGTCTTCATGACGATGGCCGATTATTCGCCGCCGCTGACGCTGCCGCGCTAA
- a CDS encoding helix-turn-helix domain-containing protein gives MAEGVQALTEREKETLRLLLGGHDAKSIARSLDLSVHTVNERLRDARRKLAVSSSREAARLLDEVERDDPNLLVDKELGVALTPVDGEDRQHSDERRTGGRSLFWLSGGMLIMSLLIAAAVLSFAFFGNGGTESPQAPNGDRVETAPNAVQSPATVAAGAWVLLLDDQRWDESWNAAGALFKSQMPKARWASTIQPVRQPFGPMSSRTLQSATKASSLPGAPAGEYEIVVFKTDFAQKPGAIETVVLAREGDDWKVNGYFMR, from the coding sequence ATGGCCGAAGGGGTACAAGCACTCACCGAACGCGAGAAGGAGACGCTTCGGCTTCTGCTTGGCGGCCACGACGCCAAATCGATTGCGCGTAGTCTGGACCTGTCGGTTCATACGGTGAACGAGCGGCTGCGCGATGCGCGGCGAAAACTGGCGGTTTCCAGCAGCCGCGAGGCAGCGCGGCTGCTGGATGAAGTCGAGCGCGACGATCCCAATTTGCTTGTGGACAAAGAATTGGGGGTCGCCCTGACGCCGGTCGATGGGGAAGATCGTCAGCATTCGGATGAACGCCGAACCGGGGGGCGTTCCCTGTTCTGGCTCAGTGGAGGAATGCTCATCATGTCGCTTCTCATTGCCGCAGCCGTGCTTTCGTTCGCATTTTTCGGAAACGGCGGCACGGAATCGCCGCAGGCCCCGAATGGCGATCGTGTCGAGACGGCGCCGAATGCCGTCCAATCGCCTGCCACGGTCGCTGCGGGTGCTTGGGTCTTGCTGCTCGACGACCAGCGTTGGGACGAAAGCTGGAATGCAGCAGGGGCATTGTTCAAATCCCAAATGCCGAAAGCGCGGTGGGCTTCAACCATTCAGCCTGTGCGACAGCCGTTCGGACCCATGTCTTCGCGGACGCTGCAAAGCGCGACCAAGGCGTCGTCGCTCCCCGGCGCACCTGCGGGCGAGTATGAAATTGTCGTGTTCAAAACGGATTTTGCGCAAAAGCCCGGCGCAATCGAAACCGTCGTGCTGGCCCGGGAAGGTGACGATTGGAAGGTGAACGGGTATTTTATGCGATAG
- a CDS encoding fumarylacetoacetate hydrolase family protein, translating into MKLASLKHGRDGRLVVVSDDLAWCADAGHIAPTLQAALDDWDAVEAALRNLATDLNHEAIPMMRFHERQAAAPLPRAYQWADGSAYVNHVALVRQARGAEMPETFWHDPLMYQGGSDGFLGPRDDIPLADEAWGCDLEAEVVVVTGDVPAGASRDQALAAVRLVGLTNDVSLRNLIPGELAKGFGFFQSKPASAFSPVFVTPDSLGDAWADGKLHRALNVDLNGQPFGRAQAGEDMTFDFGTLIAHAAKTRALGAGTIIGSGTVSNRDANGGPGKPVAAGGVGYSCIAEVRMIETIEGGKPVTPFLKAGDTVRIWAEDERHHAIFGTIEQIVVAG; encoded by the coding sequence ATGAAGCTGGCAAGCCTGAAGCATGGTCGCGACGGACGGTTGGTGGTGGTGTCCGACGATCTGGCGTGGTGCGCCGACGCCGGGCATATCGCGCCGACGCTGCAGGCCGCGCTCGACGACTGGGATGCGGTCGAGGCGGCGCTGCGCAACCTGGCGACCGACCTCAACCACGAGGCGATCCCGATGATGCGCTTCCACGAGCGCCAGGCCGCGGCACCGCTGCCGCGCGCGTATCAATGGGCCGATGGATCGGCCTATGTGAACCATGTCGCGCTGGTGCGGCAGGCGCGCGGTGCCGAGATGCCCGAGACGTTCTGGCACGATCCGCTGATGTACCAGGGCGGGTCCGACGGGTTCCTGGGGCCGCGCGACGACATCCCGCTCGCCGACGAGGCCTGGGGCTGCGACCTCGAGGCCGAAGTGGTGGTGGTGACCGGCGACGTACCCGCAGGCGCGAGCCGCGATCAGGCGCTGGCGGCGGTGCGGCTGGTCGGGCTGACCAACGACGTCAGCTTGCGCAACCTGATCCCCGGCGAACTCGCCAAGGGGTTCGGCTTCTTCCAGTCGAAGCCCGCCAGCGCCTTTTCGCCGGTGTTCGTGACCCCCGATTCGCTCGGCGATGCCTGGGCCGACGGCAAGTTGCACCGCGCGCTCAACGTCGACCTCAACGGCCAGCCCTTCGGCCGCGCGCAGGCGGGCGAGGACATGACCTTCGATTTCGGCACGCTGATCGCGCACGCCGCCAAGACGCGCGCGCTGGGCGCGGGAACGATCATCGGATCGGGCACGGTCTCGAACCGCGACGCGAATGGCGGCCCGGGCAAGCCGGTGGCGGCGGGCGGCGTCGGCTATTCGTGCATCGCCGAGGTGCGGATGATCGAGACGATCGAAGGCGGCAAGCCGGTAACGCCGTTCCTGAAAGCCGGCGACACGGTGCGCATCTGGGCCGAAGACGAACGCCACCACGCGATCTTCGGGACGATCGAGCAGATCGTGGTCGCGGGGTGA
- a CDS encoding PAS domain-containing protein, whose translation MQRGLGFLDHPGEMAGRIRAQDWSRHPLGAPETWPQALRFILDLVLSSSFPMAIYWGRDYHLLYNDAWSAIPADRHPWALGRPGAEVWADIWDVVGPDFDRARDEGVGFASYDQLLMMERDGVPRETYWNYSGTPVRDEYGKVAGLLNQGNETTRFVLAERERRAELRRLHELFHQSPGAVALLHGPEHRFELANDAFLGLVGRRDLLGKRVAEAMPEVVDQGFVALLDNVFSTGKTYRAWGEAVRLARSGDGALEERVVDFVYQPIRNAAGTVTDIFIQATDITDRAQAEAALRESQARLQLALNVSQGVGTWDWDVVNDRVTADAGFARLYGVEEQTAQIGAPLVDFFSAIHPDDAERVRTAVDSTLLTGAAFSEEYRLVQPDGSIRWVAAQGRALRSDGGDMARFPGITFDITNRKAAEEAARSTAEELRAATEAQAFLYALAERQRALDTPEAIMRFTASALGERLGLDRAGFYRVGENGDIDLGPGWTNGTMPELRGPLTADELGAVQRAQYESGRTLIVSDTTRDPSFNGSAIARTTVAAIGVPLLRHGRWVASMYGNCASPREWPAEEVAFIEAVAEITWDAVERVGAVAALKESEGKFRAIANSIDHMVWSSLPNGRIDYLNQRWHDFTGTSDGAMVGDAWSQVVHPDERGEAVERWRHALETGEPYHLEYRMRHAASNGWRWVLARASAVRDDGGAITRWFGTCTDIQDIVDAREILSRSREELERAVNERTRQLMSAEDQLRQAQKMEAVGQLTGGIAHDFNNMLAVVIGALDLLERRLAQGSTDVSRYVMAARDGATRAAGLTQRLLAFARQSPLAARPIDVNQMVRGMIELLIRTIGDDIRVETKLGELSGSAIADPSQLENVILNLAVNARDAMPRGGTLTIETDRAQIGADIAAGYGISPGDYITIAVADTGEGMAPETAARAFEPFFTTKGVGKGTGLGLSQVFGFVRQSAGHVRIDSQQGSGTTVCVYLPAASAVPATDLPPRAKTLVRGAEVVLVVEDEDRVRAHSVEALRELGYDVTHASSGAEAIAMLDAGRRPALLFTDVVMPGMTGPELARLARDRLPGLRVLYTSGYTGDAAGDDGLDAPMLPKPFDLSQLALGVRQVLDA comes from the coding sequence ATGCAGCGCGGCCTTGGCTTCCTCGATCACCCCGGCGAGATGGCCGGCCGAATCCGCGCACAGGATTGGTCGCGGCACCCGCTGGGTGCGCCCGAAACCTGGCCGCAGGCGCTGCGATTCATCCTCGATCTGGTGCTGTCGTCGAGCTTCCCGATGGCGATCTATTGGGGCCGCGACTATCATTTGCTCTACAACGACGCGTGGTCGGCGATCCCCGCCGATCGCCACCCCTGGGCACTCGGCCGCCCCGGCGCCGAGGTCTGGGCCGATATCTGGGACGTCGTCGGCCCCGATTTCGATCGCGCGCGCGACGAAGGCGTGGGGTTCGCGAGCTACGATCAGCTGCTGATGATGGAGCGCGATGGCGTTCCCCGCGAAACCTATTGGAACTATAGCGGCACCCCGGTCCGCGACGAATATGGCAAGGTCGCGGGGCTGCTCAACCAGGGCAACGAGACGACGCGGTTCGTGCTCGCCGAGCGCGAGCGCCGCGCCGAATTGCGCCGGCTGCACGAACTCTTCCACCAGTCGCCCGGCGCGGTCGCGCTGCTGCACGGCCCCGAACACCGCTTCGAGCTGGCCAACGACGCCTTTCTCGGCCTCGTCGGGCGCCGCGACCTGCTGGGCAAGCGCGTCGCCGAAGCGATGCCCGAGGTGGTCGACCAGGGCTTCGTCGCGTTGCTCGACAATGTCTTTTCCACCGGCAAGACCTATCGCGCCTGGGGCGAGGCGGTGCGGCTGGCGCGGTCGGGCGATGGCGCGCTCGAGGAACGCGTCGTCGATTTCGTCTATCAGCCGATCCGCAACGCCGCGGGCACCGTCACCGATATCTTCATCCAGGCGACCGACATCACCGATCGCGCCCAAGCCGAAGCCGCGCTGCGCGAAAGCCAGGCGCGGCTGCAATTGGCGCTCAACGTCTCGCAGGGCGTCGGCACCTGGGACTGGGACGTCGTCAACGATCGGGTGACCGCCGATGCGGGCTTCGCGCGGTTGTACGGCGTCGAGGAGCAAACCGCGCAGATCGGCGCCCCGCTGGTCGATTTCTTCTCGGCGATCCACCCCGACGATGCCGAGCGCGTCCGCACCGCGGTCGATTCGACGCTGCTGACCGGGGCGGCATTCTCCGAGGAATATCGCCTCGTCCAGCCCGATGGCAGCATCCGCTGGGTCGCAGCACAAGGGCGCGCGCTGCGCAGCGACGGCGGCGACATGGCGCGCTTCCCCGGCATCACCTTCGACATCACCAACCGCAAGGCCGCCGAGGAAGCCGCGCGCTCGACCGCCGAGGAATTGCGCGCCGCAACCGAGGCGCAGGCGTTTCTCTATGCGCTCGCCGAGCGCCAGCGCGCGCTCGACACTCCCGAGGCGATCATGCGCTTCACCGCAAGTGCGCTCGGCGAGCGGCTGGGGCTCGATCGCGCGGGCTTTTACCGCGTCGGCGAGAATGGCGATATCGACCTGGGTCCCGGCTGGACCAACGGCACGATGCCCGAACTGCGCGGCCCGCTCACTGCAGACGAGCTCGGCGCAGTCCAGCGCGCACAATATGAATCGGGGCGCACGCTGATCGTCAGCGACACGACGCGCGATCCCAGCTTTAACGGGTCGGCGATCGCACGGACCACGGTGGCGGCGATCGGCGTGCCGCTGCTGCGCCACGGCCGCTGGGTGGCGAGCATGTACGGCAATTGCGCCAGCCCGCGCGAATGGCCCGCCGAGGAAGTCGCCTTCATCGAAGCCGTCGCCGAAATCACCTGGGACGCGGTCGAGCGCGTCGGCGCGGTCGCCGCGCTCAAGGAAAGCGAAGGCAAGTTCCGCGCGATCGCCAATTCGATCGACCATATGGTCTGGTCGTCGCTCCCCAATGGGCGGATCGATTATCTCAACCAGCGCTGGCACGATTTCACCGGCACGAGCGATGGCGCGATGGTCGGCGACGCCTGGTCGCAGGTCGTCCATCCCGACGAGCGCGGCGAGGCGGTCGAACGCTGGCGCCACGCGCTCGAAACCGGCGAGCCCTATCACCTCGAATATCGCATGCGCCACGCCGCCTCGAACGGCTGGCGCTGGGTGCTCGCACGCGCCAGCGCAGTGCGCGACGATGGCGGCGCGATCACCCGCTGGTTCGGCACCTGCACCGACATCCAGGACATCGTCGATGCGCGCGAGATCCTGTCGCGATCGCGCGAGGAGCTCGAGCGCGCGGTGAACGAGCGCACCCGCCAGCTGATGAGCGCCGAGGACCAGTTGCGCCAGGCGCAGAAGATGGAGGCGGTCGGCCAGCTCACCGGCGGCATCGCGCACGACTTCAACAACATGCTCGCGGTGGTGATCGGCGCGCTCGACCTGCTCGAACGCCGGCTGGCGCAGGGATCGACCGACGTTTCGCGCTATGTGATGGCAGCGCGCGACGGTGCGACGCGCGCCGCGGGGCTGACCCAGCGATTGCTCGCCTTTGCGCGCCAAAGCCCGCTCGCGGCGCGGCCGATCGACGTCAACCAGATGGTGCGCGGGATGATCGAGCTGCTGATCCGCACGATCGGCGACGATATCCGCGTCGAAACCAAGCTGGGCGAGCTCAGCGGCAGCGCGATCGCCGATCCCAGCCAGCTCGAAAATGTCATCCTCAACTTGGCGGTCAACGCGCGCGACGCGATGCCGCGCGGCGGCACGCTGACGATCGAAACCGACCGCGCGCAGATCGGGGCCGACATCGCCGCTGGCTATGGCATCAGCCCCGGCGACTATATCACCATCGCGGTCGCCGACACCGGCGAGGGGATGGCCCCCGAAACCGCCGCGCGCGCGTTCGAACCCTTCTTCACCACCAAGGGGGTGGGCAAGGGTACCGGGCTGGGGCTCAGCCAGGTGTTCGGCTTCGTCCGCCAGTCGGCGGGGCATGTCCGGATCGACAGCCAGCAGGGCAGCGGCACCACCGTCTGCGTCTATCTTCCCGCGGCCAGCGCGGTCCCCGCGACCGACCTGCCGCCGCGCGCGAAGACGCTGGTGCGCGGCGCCGAGGTGGTGCTGGTGGTCGAGGACGAAGACCGCGTGCGTGCGCATTCGGTCGAGGCGCTGCGCGAACTCGGCTATGACGTCACCCATGCGAGTAGCGGTGCCGAGGCGATCGCGATGCTCGACGCCGGCCGCCGCCCCGCGTTGCTGTTCACCGATGTGGTGATGCCCGGCATGACCGGCCCCGAACTCGCGCGGCTGGCGCGCGACCGGCTGCCCGGGCTGCGCGTGCTCTACACCAGCGGCTATACCGGCGACGCCGCGGGCGACGACGGGCTGGACGCGCCGATGCTGCCCAAGCCGTTCGACCTGTCGCAGCTCGCGCTCGGCGTCCGCCAGGTGCTCGACGCCTGA
- a CDS encoding adenylosuccinate synthase, whose translation MANVAVIGAQWGDEGKGKIVDWLAERADVVVRFQGGHNAGHTLVVGDKVYKLSLLPSGIVRGTPSVIGNGVVLDPWALRDEVERLRGQGVTVSPDTLMIADTCALILPFHRDLDGLREDASGAGKIGTTRRGIGPAYEDKVGRRALRVCDLAHLDDLDAQLDRVAAHHDALRAGFGEPPIDRAALIEQLREIADFVLQYAQPVWRSLNEARSRGRRILFEGAQGVLLDIDHGTYPFVTSSNTIAGTAAGGSGLGPAAVGFVLGIAKAYTTRVGSGPFPTELEDETGERLGVRGHEFGTVTGRKRRCGWFDAVLVRQSAAVSGITGIALTKLDVLDGFETINICTGYRLGDATLDHFPAHAADQARVVPIYETMEGWSETTAGARSWAELPAQAIKYIRRIEELIRCPVALVSTSPEREDTILVRDPFSD comes from the coding sequence TTGGCGAACGTGGCAGTAATCGGCGCGCAATGGGGCGACGAGGGCAAGGGCAAGATCGTCGACTGGCTGGCCGAGCGCGCCGACGTCGTCGTGCGCTTCCAGGGCGGGCATAATGCCGGCCACACCTTGGTCGTCGGCGACAAGGTCTATAAGCTGTCGCTGCTGCCGTCGGGCATCGTGCGCGGTACCCCCAGCGTCATCGGCAACGGCGTCGTGCTCGACCCCTGGGCGCTCCGCGACGAGGTCGAGCGGCTGCGCGGCCAGGGGGTCACCGTCTCGCCCGACACGCTGATGATCGCCGACACCTGCGCGCTGATCCTGCCCTTCCACCGCGACCTCGACGGGCTGCGCGAGGATGCCTCAGGCGCGGGCAAGATCGGCACCACCCGGCGCGGCATCGGCCCCGCCTATGAAGACAAGGTCGGTCGCCGCGCGCTTCGCGTCTGCGACCTGGCGCATCTCGACGATCTCGATGCCCAGCTCGATCGCGTCGCCGCGCATCACGACGCGCTGCGCGCCGGCTTTGGCGAACCGCCGATCGACCGCGCCGCACTGATCGAGCAATTGCGCGAGATCGCCGATTTCGTGCTGCAATATGCCCAGCCGGTCTGGCGCTCGCTGAACGAGGCGCGCTCGCGCGGTCGCCGCATCCTGTTCGAGGGCGCGCAGGGCGTGCTGCTCGACATCGATCACGGCACCTATCCGTTCGTCACCTCGTCGAACACGATCGCGGGCACCGCGGCGGGCGGCTCGGGGCTGGGGCCGGCGGCGGTCGGCTTCGTGCTCGGCATCGCCAAGGCCTATACCACGCGCGTCGGATCGGGCCCCTTCCCTACCGAGCTCGAGGACGAGACCGGCGAGCGCCTCGGCGTGCGCGGGCATGAATTCGGCACCGTCACCGGGCGCAAGCGCCGCTGCGGCTGGTTCGACGCGGTGCTGGTACGCCAATCGGCGGCGGTATCGGGGATCACCGGCATCGCGCTCACCAAGCTCGACGTGCTCGACGGGTTCGAGACGATCAACATCTGCACCGGCTATCGGCTGGGCGATGCCACGCTCGACCATTTCCCCGCGCATGCCGCCGATCAGGCGCGCGTGGTGCCGATCTATGAGACGATGGAGGGCTGGTCCGAAACCACCGCTGGCGCGCGAAGCTGGGCCGAACTCCCGGCGCAGGCGATCAAGTATATCCGCCGGATCGAGGAGCTGATCCGCTGCCCGGTGGCATTGGTATCGACCAGCCCCGAGCGCGAGGACACGATCCTGGTCCGCGATCCCTTCTCGGACTGA
- the aroC gene encoding chorismate synthase yields the protein MSYNSFGRVFRFTTWGESHGPAIGAVVDGCPPGIALSEADLQPFLDKRRPGTSRFTTQRQEPDAVRILSGVFEGRSTGTPISLMIENVDQRSKDYSEVAKAYRPGHADYAYDAKYGFRDHRGGGRSSARETAMRVAAGAVARLVIPEVTITAWVEAIGGDAIDPARFDAGEIDRNPFFCPDAEAARRWERLVDEARKAGSSLGAVIACEATGVPAGWGAPLYAKLDSELASGIMSINAVKGVEIGDGFAAAALRGEDNADAMRPGAGAPTFLANHAGGIAGGISTGQPIRVRAAFKPTSSILTPVETIDREGNAAEIATRGRHDPCVGIRGVPVVEAMVALVLADQKLLNRAQCG from the coding sequence ATGAGCTACAATAGTTTCGGCCGGGTATTCCGGTTCACCACCTGGGGCGAATCGCATGGCCCCGCGATCGGCGCGGTCGTTGATGGCTGCCCGCCGGGGATCGCGCTCAGCGAAGCCGATCTCCAGCCCTTCCTCGACAAGCGCCGGCCAGGCACGTCGCGCTTCACGACGCAGCGGCAGGAGCCCGATGCGGTGCGTATCCTGTCGGGGGTGTTCGAGGGGCGCAGCACCGGCACGCCGATCAGCCTGATGATCGAGAATGTCGACCAACGATCGAAGGATTATTCGGAGGTCGCCAAGGCGTATCGCCCCGGCCATGCCGATTATGCCTATGACGCCAAATACGGCTTTCGCGACCATCGTGGCGGCGGGCGGTCTTCCGCGCGCGAGACTGCGATGCGGGTGGCGGCGGGCGCGGTCGCGCGGCTGGTGATCCCAGAGGTGACGATCACCGCCTGGGTCGAGGCGATCGGCGGCGACGCGATCGATCCGGCGCGGTTCGACGCCGGCGAGATCGACCGTAACCCGTTCTTCTGCCCCGATGCCGAGGCGGCCAGGCGCTGGGAGCGGTTGGTCGACGAGGCGCGCAAGGCGGGATCGTCGCTGGGCGCGGTGATCGCGTGCGAGGCGACGGGCGTTCCCGCGGGCTGGGGCGCGCCGCTCTATGCCAAGCTCGACAGCGAATTGGCGAGCGGCATCATGTCGATCAACGCGGTGAAGGGGGTCGAGATCGGCGACGGCTTTGCCGCGGCGGCGCTGCGCGGCGAGGACAATGCCGATGCGATGCGGCCCGGTGCTGGCGCGCCGACCTTCCTGGCGAACCATGCCGGCGGGATTGCGGGCGGGATATCGACCGGACAGCCGATCCGCGTGCGCGCGGCGTTCAAGCCGACGAGTTCGATCCTCACCCCGGTCGAGACGATCGACCGCGAGGGCAATGCCGCCGAGATCGCAACGCGTGGTCGCCACGACCCGTGCGTCGGTATTCGCGGGGTGCCGGTAGTCGAGGCGATGGTCGCGTTAGTGCTCGCCGACCAGAAACTGCTGAATCGGGCTCAATGCGGCTGA
- a CDS encoding DUF2442 domain-containing protein: MADPTDAEFAAAEERGRIAMVTEPRAKTARYDAATDRVIVELFNGCTFMFPPRLVQGLEDASEAEIAKVETTPVGFGLHWEASDVDITVAGLMAGRFGTARYMVERFGPGWNAVAAE; encoded by the coding sequence ATGGCTGACCCAACCGACGCTGAGTTCGCCGCCGCCGAAGAGCGCGGCCGAATCGCGATGGTGACCGAACCACGCGCGAAGACGGCACGCTACGACGCCGCGACCGACCGCGTCATTGTCGAACTCTTCAACGGCTGCACGTTCATGTTTCCGCCGCGGTTGGTGCAAGGGCTTGAGGATGCCAGCGAGGCCGAGATCGCCAAGGTCGAGACCACGCCAGTCGGCTTCGGGCTGCACTGGGAAGCGTCCGACGTCGACATCACCGTGGCCGGGTTGATGGCGGGTCGCTTCGGGACTGCGCGCTATATGGTCGAACGGTTCGGCCCTGGCTGGAACGCCGTGGCCGCCGAATGA
- a CDS encoding DUF4160 domain-containing protein, with product MVVVHRAHGLRFVIYVDDHEPAHVHVRGDGEAKVLLAGEDGSPQILRVNEMTRADQRRMMREIAKQQAMLLERWKEIHG from the coding sequence ATGGTGGTCGTGCATCGTGCGCACGGGCTGCGCTTCGTTATCTACGTCGATGATCATGAACCGGCGCATGTTCATGTTCGGGGCGACGGTGAAGCCAAGGTGCTGCTTGCCGGCGAGGACGGTTCCCCGCAGATCCTGCGCGTGAACGAGATGACGCGCGCCGACCAACGGCGTATGATGCGCGAAATCGCCAAGCAGCAAGCGATGCTGCTTGAGCGCTGGAAGGAAATCCATGGCTGA
- the fabI gene encoding enoyl-ACP reductase FabI: protein MTGLMQGKRGLIMGLANERSLAWGIAQQLAGAGAELAFSYQGEALAKRVRPLAAQLGSDFLFDCDVSDMAALDRAFETLKERWETIDFVVHAIGFSDKNELRGAYYDTSLDNFLMTMNISVYSFTAIAQRAQAMMPNGGSLVTLTYYGSEKVVPHYNVMGVAKAALDMSVKYLAMDLGPRNIRVNAISAGPIRTLAASGIGDFRYILKWNELNAPLRRNVTIEDVGGAGLYLCSDLASGVTGEIHHVDAGYNVIGMKAEDAPDIALA from the coding sequence GTGACGGGATTGATGCAGGGTAAGCGCGGGCTCATCATGGGGCTGGCCAACGAACGCTCGCTGGCGTGGGGGATCGCGCAGCAGCTCGCGGGCGCGGGCGCCGAGCTGGCGTTCAGCTATCAGGGCGAGGCGCTGGCCAAGCGCGTGCGACCGCTTGCCGCACAATTGGGCTCCGATTTCCTGTTCGATTGCGACGTGTCGGACATGGCGGCGCTCGACCGCGCGTTCGAAACGCTCAAGGAACGCTGGGAGACGATCGACTTCGTCGTCCACGCGATCGGCTTTTCGGACAAGAACGAGCTGCGCGGTGCCTATTACGACACCAGCCTCGACAATTTCCTGATGACGATGAACATCAGCGTCTATTCGTTCACCGCGATCGCGCAGCGCGCGCAGGCGATGATGCCCAATGGCGGATCGCTGGTGACATTGACCTATTACGGCTCGGAAAAGGTCGTGCCGCATTATAATGTCATGGGGGTGGCCAAGGCCGCGCTCGACATGTCGGTGAAGTACCTCGCGATGGACCTGGGGCCGCGCAACATCCGCGTGAACGCGATCTCGGCGGGGCCGATCCGCACGCTGGCGGCGAGCGGTATCGGCGATTTCCGCTATATCCTCAAATGGAACGAGCTGAACGCGCCGCTTCGCCGCAACGTGACGATCGAGGATGTCGGCGGCGCGGGGCTGTATCTGTGCAGCGACCTGGCAAGCGGGGTGACCGGTGAGATCCACCATGTCGATGCCGGCTACAACGTGATCGGGATGAAGGCCGAGGACGCACCGGATATCGCGCTGGCTTGA